A single region of the Bacteroides luhongzhouii genome encodes:
- a CDS encoding RelA/SpoT family protein produces MDDFFTLEEKKELFSLYRHLLQSAGDSISWRDCQKLKKHLIKAAQCNGLQRNNFGMNPVIRDLQTAVIVAEEIGMKGSCLIGIMLHEIVKGHVLSIDEVNAEYGEDVASIIKGLVKTNELYAKSPAIESENFRNLLLSFAEDMRVILIMIADRVNVMRKIKDTGNEEDRLKVANEAAYLYAPLAHKLGLYKLKSELEDLSLKYTQKETYYFIKDKLNETKASRDKYIAAFIEPIQRKVAEAGLKFDIKGRTKSIHSIWNKIQKQKTPFEGIYDLFAIRIILDSEPDPAKEKQECWQVYSIVTDMYQPNPKRLRDWLSIPKSNGYESLHITVMGPEGKWVEVQIRTRRMDEIAERGLAAHWRYKGIKGETGLDEWLTSVREALENAENDSMKVMDQFKMDLYEDEVFVFTPKGDLFKLAKGATVLDFAFHIHSKLGCKCIGAKVNGKNVQLKQKLNSGDQVEIMTSNTQTPKQDWLSIVTTSKARTKIRQALKEMVARQHAFAKETLERKFKNRKLEYDEATMMRLIKRLGFKNVTEFYQRIADGGLDVNEILDKYIEQQKRDNDTHDEIVYRSAEGYNLQTAQEETTAKEDVLVIDQNLKGLEFKLAKCCNPIYGDDVFGFVTVSGGIKIHRSDCPNANQMRERFGYRIVKARWAGKSEGTQYPITLRVVGHDDIGIVTNITSIISKENGITLRSIGIDSHDGLFSGTLTVMVGDTGRLEALIKKLRTVKGVKQVSRN; encoded by the coding sequence CCAAAAGTTAAAGAAACATCTTATCAAGGCGGCCCAATGTAACGGTCTGCAACGCAATAACTTCGGGATGAATCCCGTCATCAGAGATTTACAAACAGCAGTGATCGTTGCCGAGGAAATCGGTATGAAAGGTTCATGCCTGATCGGGATCATGTTGCACGAAATCGTGAAAGGTCATGTATTGTCTATCGACGAGGTGAACGCTGAATATGGTGAAGACGTGGCAAGCATCATCAAGGGATTGGTGAAAACGAACGAGCTGTATGCCAAAAGTCCTGCCATCGAGTCGGAGAATTTCCGTAATCTGCTACTGTCGTTCGCGGAGGATATGCGCGTAATCCTGATTATGATTGCCGACCGCGTGAACGTGATGCGCAAAATTAAGGATACGGGCAATGAGGAGGACCGGCTCAAGGTGGCAAACGAAGCGGCGTATCTGTATGCTCCGCTGGCACACAAGCTGGGATTGTATAAGCTGAAATCGGAACTGGAGGATTTGTCTCTCAAATATACGCAGAAAGAGACGTATTATTTCATCAAGGATAAGCTGAACGAAACGAAGGCTTCCCGCGACAAGTATATCGCCGCTTTTATCGAACCGATCCAAAGGAAGGTAGCGGAAGCTGGACTGAAGTTCGACATCAAGGGACGCACGAAGTCAATTCACTCGATATGGAACAAGATTCAAAAGCAAAAGACTCCTTTTGAGGGGATTTATGACTTGTTCGCCATCCGTATCATACTGGATTCGGAACCGGATCCGGCGAAAGAGAAGCAGGAGTGCTGGCAGGTGTATTCGATTGTGACGGATATGTACCAGCCGAACCCGAAGCGTCTGCGCGACTGGCTTTCGATACCGAAAAGTAACGGTTATGAATCGTTGCACATCACCGTGATGGGTCCGGAAGGGAAATGGGTGGAAGTACAGATACGTACCCGACGGATGGACGAGATCGCGGAACGCGGACTGGCTGCGCACTGGAGATATAAAGGTATCAAAGGCGAAACAGGCTTGGACGAATGGCTGACTTCCGTACGGGAGGCATTGGAGAACGCGGAAAATGACTCGATGAAGGTGATGGATCAGTTTAAGATGGATCTCTACGAGGATGAAGTGTTTGTCTTTACGCCCAAGGGGGATTTGTTCAAGTTGGCCAAAGGAGCTACGGTGCTCGATTTTGCTTTCCATATACATAGTAAGTTGGGATGCAAGTGTATCGGCGCGAAAGTGAATGGTAAGAACGTGCAGTTGAAGCAGAAGTTGAACAGCGGCGACCAGGTGGAAATCATGACTTCAAACACCCAGACTCCGAAACAGGACTGGCTGAGCATCGTGACGACTTCCAAAGCGCGCACCAAGATACGGCAGGCGCTCAAAGAGATGGTGGCACGCCAGCATGCGTTCGCCAAGGAGACGCTGGAACGGAAATTCAAGAACCGCAAACTGGAGTATGATGAAGCGACCATGATGCGCCTCATCAAGCGTTTGGGATTCAAGAACGTGACAGAGTTTTATCAACGGATTGCTGATGGCGGACTGGATGTGAACGAGATTCTGGATAAATATATCGAACAGCAGAAACGGGACAATGATACGCATGATGAAATTGTTTATCGCAGTGCCGAAGGGTATAATTTGCAGACCGCACAGGAGGAAACGACGGCTAAAGAGGATGTACTGGTGATTGACCAGAATCTGAAAGGACTGGAGTTTAAACTGGCTAAATGTTGTAACCCCATTTATGGCGATGATGTGTTCGGGTTCGTAACGGTGAGCGGTGGAATCAAGATACACCGGTCGGATTGTCCGAACGCGAATCAGATGCGCGAACGTTTCGGCTACCGGATTGTGAAGGCCCGTTGGGCGGGCAAGTCGGAAGGTACGCAATATCCAATCACGCTGCGCGTTGTAGGACATGATGATATTGGTATTGTGACAAATATTACTTCTATTATTTCGAAAGAGAATGGTATCACACTGCGTTCCATCGGCATTGATTCGCACGATGGTTTGTTCTCGGGTACACTGACGGTAATGGTGGGTGATACAGGGCGTTTGGAAGCTCTTATCAAGAAGTTACGGACAGTGAAGGGAGTCAAACAGGTGAGCAGGAATTAA
- a CDS encoding MFS transporter, which yields MAVKLWTVHFMRICVANLLLFISLYVLFPVLSVEMADRLGVSVAQTGAIFLFFTLGMFLIGPFHAYLVDAYKRKYVCMFAAALMVLATIGYAFVTNLTELILLSTVQGLAFGIGTTAGITLAIDITNSTLRSAGNVSFSWTARLGMLLGVILGVWLYQSYTFQNLLTVSVITGLVGILVLSGVYVPFRAPIVTKLYSFDRFLLLRGWVPAINLILITFVPGLLIPLVHPFLNDFVLGNVGIPVPFFVGTTLGYIVSLFFARLFFFKEKTLRLVIIGIGVEMVAMSLLNTDLSIGISSVLLGLGLGLTMPEFLVMFVKLSHHCQRGTANTTHLLASEVGISLGIATACYLELNTDKMLHIGQMVASIALLFFVLATYPYYKKKKVR from the coding sequence ATGGCAGTTAAATTGTGGACAGTTCATTTTATGCGGATATGTGTAGCTAATTTGCTGTTGTTTATATCCTTGTATGTGTTATTTCCGGTGCTTTCCGTAGAGATGGCCGACCGTCTCGGAGTGTCGGTCGCACAGACAGGAGCAATCTTTCTTTTTTTCACCTTGGGGATGTTCCTCATCGGTCCTTTCCATGCCTACCTGGTAGATGCCTACAAACGTAAATACGTATGTATGTTTGCCGCTGCCTTGATGGTACTGGCGACGATTGGATACGCCTTTGTGACGAACCTCACAGAACTAATCCTGTTGAGCACCGTGCAAGGACTAGCCTTTGGCATAGGCACTACTGCCGGTATCACCTTGGCTATCGACATCACCAACTCCACATTGCGGAGCGCGGGAAATGTCAGCTTCTCGTGGACGGCACGCCTGGGAATGCTCTTGGGTGTCATCCTCGGAGTATGGCTCTACCAAAGCTACACATTCCAAAACCTGCTTACCGTATCTGTCATAACCGGACTTGTGGGAATCCTCGTATTATCAGGGGTATATGTACCTTTCCGTGCGCCGATTGTCACTAAACTCTATTCCTTCGACCGCTTCTTGCTGCTTCGTGGATGGGTTCCCGCCATCAACCTGATTCTGATAACATTCGTTCCGGGCTTACTGATTCCATTGGTACACCCTTTTCTAAACGATTTCGTACTCGGAAACGTGGGAATCCCCGTACCGTTCTTTGTAGGCACAACCCTCGGATACATTGTCTCCCTGTTTTTCGCGCGCCTGTTTTTCTTCAAAGAGAAAACGCTGCGCCTGGTCATTATAGGAATCGGGGTGGAAATGGTAGCCATGTCCTTATTGAATACAGACCTTTCGATAGGCATCTCTTCCGTACTCTTGGGATTGGGTTTAGGTTTAACCATGCCGGAATTTCTGGTGATGTTCGTGAAACTATCCCATCATTGCCAACGCGGGACAGCCAACACTACCCATTTGCTGGCAAGCGAAGTCGGCATCTCCTTGGGTATTGCTACTGCGTGCTACTTAGAATTGAATACAGACAAGATGCTCCATATCGGACAGATGGTAGCTTCCATCGCTTTGTTGTTCTTTGTATTGGCCACTTATCCTTATTATAAAAAGAAGAAAGTAAGATAA
- the panB gene encoding 3-methyl-2-oxobutanoate hydroxymethyltransferase produces the protein MAGYISDDTRKVTTHRLVEMKQRGEKISMLTAYDYTMAQIVDGAGMDVILVGDSASNVMAGNVTTLPITLDQMIYHAKSVVRGVKRAMVVVDMPFGSYQGNEMEGLASAIRIMKESHADALKLEGGEEIIDTVKRIVCAGIPVMGHLGLMPQSINKYGTYTVRAKDEAEADKLIRDAHLLEEAGCFAIVLEKIPATLAERVASELTIPIIGIGAGGHVDGQVLVIQDMLGMNNGFRPRFLRRYADLYTVMTDAISRYVSDVKNCYFPNEKEQY, from the coding sequence ATGGCTGGTTATATATCAGATGACACAAGAAAGGTGACTACTCATCGCTTGGTCGAAATGAAACAGAGAGGCGAAAAAATATCTATGCTGACTGCGTATGATTACACAATGGCACAGATTGTAGACGGTGCGGGAATGGACGTAATCCTCGTAGGCGACTCCGCTTCTAACGTAATGGCAGGTAACGTGACTACATTACCTATCACACTCGACCAAATGATTTATCATGCCAAATCCGTAGTACGTGGTGTAAAGCGTGCGATGGTGGTAGTTGATATGCCTTTCGGATCTTACCAAGGCAATGAGATGGAGGGGCTTGCTTCCGCTATCCGCATCATGAAAGAAAGCCACGCTGACGCATTGAAGCTCGAAGGCGGTGAAGAAATCATCGACACGGTGAAACGTATCGTATGCGCCGGTATTCCTGTGATGGGACATTTGGGACTCATGCCTCAATCCATTAACAAATACGGAACCTATACCGTACGCGCCAAAGATGAAGCCGAAGCCGACAAACTGATTCGCGACGCTCATTTATTGGAAGAAGCAGGCTGTTTTGCCATTGTACTCGAAAAAATCCCTGCTACCCTTGCAGAGCGTGTAGCTTCCGAGCTTACTATTCCTATCATCGGAATCGGTGCCGGTGGCCATGTAGACGGTCAGGTATTGGTTATTCAGGATATGCTTGGGATGAACAACGGATTCCGTCCGCGTTTTTTGCGTCGTTATGCTGACTTGTACACGGTGATGACCGACGCCATCAGCCGTTACGTTTCCGATGTGAAGAATTGCTACTTCCCCAACGAGAAGGAACAATATTAA
- a CDS encoding HAD family hydrolase, with protein MNTTKTIAALFDFDGVIMDTETQYTVFWNEQGRKYLNEEDFGRCIKGQTLSQIYEKHFADKPEAQLEITAELNIYEKKMSYEYIPGVEAFIADLRRNGAKIAVVTSSNEEKMANVYNAHPEFKGMVDRILTGEMFARSKPAPDCFLLGMEIFEATPENSYVFEDSFHGLQAGMTSGATVIGLATTNSREAITGKAHSIIDDFTGMTYEKMISLHK; from the coding sequence ATGAATACAACGAAAACAATTGCAGCACTCTTCGACTTTGACGGTGTTATCATGGATACAGAAACGCAGTACACTGTTTTTTGGAACGAGCAAGGACGGAAATATCTGAATGAAGAAGATTTCGGACGCTGTATCAAGGGACAGACACTATCGCAAATCTATGAAAAGCATTTTGCGGACAAACCCGAAGCGCAGCTCGAAATAACCGCTGAACTCAATATTTACGAGAAAAAGATGTCTTACGAATACATCCCCGGAGTAGAAGCCTTCATAGCTGATCTTCGCCGGAACGGTGCAAAGATTGCCGTAGTCACCAGCTCCAACGAAGAGAAGATGGCAAACGTCTACAATGCTCATCCCGAATTTAAAGGAATGGTAGACCGTATTCTGACAGGAGAAATGTTTGCCCGTTCAAAGCCCGCTCCCGACTGCTTCCTGCTGGGAATGGAAATCTTTGAAGCCACTCCCGAAAACTCCTACGTCTTTGAAGATTCTTTCCACGGCCTGCAAGCCGGCATGACTTCCGGGGCAACCGTGATCGGACTTGCCACCACCAACTCACGCGAAGCTATCACCGGAAAAGCCCATTCTATTATAGATGACTTTACCGGCATGACTTACGAAAAAATGATTTCTCTTCATAAATAA
- a CDS encoding MATE family efflux transporter translates to MSKNDPHILGKERIGKLLLQYSIPAIIGMTITSIYNIIDSIFIGHGVGPMAIAGLAISFPLMNLVVAFCTLVSAGGSTLASIRLGQKDMKGATEILSHTLMLCITNSLFFGILSFIFLDDILTFFGASQETLPYARSFMQVILLGTPITYTMIGLNNVMRATGYPKKAMLTSMVTVVANIILAPIFIFHFEWGMRGAATATVISQLIGMVWVVSHFTKKDSTVHFEGNIWKMKRRIIKSIFAIGMSPFLMNVCACAIVIIINNSLQNYGGDMAIGAYGIINRLLTLYVMIVLGLTMGMQPIVGYNFGAQKIDRVKQTLRLGIISGVVITSSGFVICEFFPHAVSALFTDSDELIDLAVGGIRLTVLMFPFVGAQIVIGNFFQSIGKAKISIFLSLTRQLLYLLPCLLLFPNWWGLKGIWISMPVSDALAFITAVVSLMIYIKKVSKQHPAIAE, encoded by the coding sequence ATGAGCAAGAACGACCCACATATTTTAGGCAAAGAACGTATTGGCAAGTTGCTGTTACAATATTCCATTCCTGCGATTATAGGAATGACGATTACTTCTATCTACAACATCATTGATAGTATCTTTATCGGACATGGCGTAGGACCGATGGCCATTGCCGGACTGGCTATCAGCTTCCCACTGATGAATCTTGTTGTCGCTTTCTGTACATTGGTTTCGGCAGGAGGTTCCACCCTCGCTTCTATTCGACTGGGACAGAAGGACATGAAAGGGGCTACGGAAATTTTGTCACATACGTTGATGCTTTGTATCACAAATTCTCTTTTCTTCGGTATTCTGTCTTTTATCTTCCTGGATGATATACTGACTTTCTTCGGAGCCAGCCAGGAAACGCTTCCGTATGCACGTAGCTTTATGCAGGTGATTTTACTGGGAACTCCCATCACTTACACTATGATCGGGCTGAACAACGTGATGCGCGCTACCGGATATCCGAAAAAGGCTATGCTTACTTCGATGGTGACAGTGGTGGCTAACATCATCCTCGCTCCTATTTTTATCTTCCACTTCGAATGGGGAATGAGGGGGGCGGCTACGGCGACAGTTATCTCGCAGTTGATCGGTATGGTGTGGGTGGTGAGCCACTTCACCAAGAAAGACAGTACGGTGCATTTTGAGGGGAATATCTGGAAGATGAAACGAAGAATTATAAAAAGTATCTTCGCCATCGGTATGTCTCCATTCCTGATGAATGTGTGTGCGTGTGCCATCGTTATTATCATCAATAACAGTCTGCAAAACTACGGGGGCGATATGGCTATCGGCGCGTATGGTATCATCAACCGGTTGCTGACACTTTATGTAATGATTGTGTTGGGGCTGACTATGGGTATGCAACCAATCGTGGGCTACAACTTCGGAGCACAAAAAATAGACCGGGTGAAACAAACATTGCGACTGGGAATTATCTCCGGAGTAGTGATTACGAGCAGCGGGTTCGTGATTTGTGAGTTCTTCCCTCATGCAGTATCGGCACTCTTCACCGATAGCGATGAATTGATTGATTTGGCGGTAGGCGGTATCCGGCTGACTGTGTTGATGTTCCCGTTTGTAGGGGCACAGATTGTAATCGGTAACTTCTTCCAGAGTATCGGCAAAGCTAAAATCAGTATTTTCCTTTCGCTGACGCGTCAGCTGCTTTATCTTTTGCCTTGCTTATTACTTTTCCCTAACTGGTGGGGATTGAAAGGTATCTGGATCAGTATGCCGGTATCGGATGCGCTGGCATTTATTACGGCTGTTGTCAGCCTGATGATTTACATCAAGAAGGTTTCCAAACAGCATCCGGCAATAGCAGAATAA
- a CDS encoding ABC transporter permease: MRQIYYTIRTLLRERGSNIIRIISLSLGLTIGILLFSQIAFELNYEQCYPEAERLALVRCQMTNLSTGKTAGDDGEIGYDYTVFDVVAPTLAEEMPKEIEVASCVLSMGGANIYYEDKLLPDADYIFADTCFFQTFGIPVLQGNPKDMIMPGSVFVSEHFARETFGDENPVGKVLSVEKQNTLTIRGIYKDVPENTMLTHDFVISVHQNGGYHAGAGWGGNDVFYAFLRLRHASDIDKVNADIQRVIGKYTALEFDGWKIEFSAIPLVKRHLASPDVQKRLVIYGFLGFAIFFVAIMNYMLISIATLSRRAKGVGVHKCNGASSTHIFRMFMAETGILVILSVLLSFLLIINARGLIEDLLSVRLSSLFTWETLWVPLLTILVLFILAGGIPGRLFSRIPVTQVFRRYTDGKKGWKRSLLFVQFTGVSFVLGLLLVTLLQYSHLMSRDMGIVVPGLAQAQTWLPKESVEHIKDDLNRQPMVEGVTVAVNGVLGEYWTRGLMGNDGKRIATLNFNSCHYNYPEVMGIKIIEGTTLKKQNDLLVNEELVRLMKWTDGAVGKTVNDIQGTIVGVFRDIRNNSFYGSQSPIVLIGDENANHAFDVRLKEPYNENLKRLNEFVENTYPNISLRFILVDQMVKNIYKDVYRFRNSVWITSAFILLIVIMGLIGYVNDETQRRSKEIAIRKVNGAEASHILGLLTRDILYVSVISILVGTTVSYFAGQAWLDQFAEQIDLNPLLFAAAALFVQLLVVICVVLKAWHIANENPVNSIKAE; the protein is encoded by the coding sequence ATGAGACAAATCTATTATACTATACGTACCTTATTGCGTGAACGCGGATCGAATATCATACGAATCATTTCCCTTTCCTTAGGGCTTACTATCGGTATTCTGCTTTTCTCGCAGATAGCCTTTGAACTAAACTATGAGCAATGCTATCCGGAGGCGGAACGCCTGGCACTCGTACGTTGTCAGATGACTAATCTTAGCACAGGCAAAACCGCAGGTGATGATGGAGAGATCGGTTATGACTATACTGTTTTCGATGTGGTGGCACCTACTTTGGCAGAAGAGATGCCGAAGGAAATAGAAGTAGCCAGTTGTGTCCTTTCGATGGGTGGCGCTAATATCTATTATGAAGATAAACTGTTGCCCGATGCAGATTACATCTTTGCAGATACTTGTTTTTTTCAAACCTTCGGCATACCGGTGTTGCAAGGTAATCCCAAAGATATGATTATGCCCGGAAGCGTTTTTGTTTCGGAGCATTTTGCCCGTGAGACGTTCGGGGATGAAAATCCTGTCGGGAAAGTGCTTTCTGTTGAAAAACAAAACACACTGACCATACGTGGAATCTACAAAGATGTACCGGAAAATACGATGCTCACTCATGATTTCGTGATATCTGTTCATCAAAATGGAGGGTATCATGCAGGAGCCGGTTGGGGAGGAAATGATGTCTTTTATGCTTTCCTTCGTTTGCGCCATGCTTCGGACATTGACAAAGTGAATGCTGACATTCAGCGGGTGATCGGTAAATATACCGCATTAGAGTTTGATGGCTGGAAAATTGAATTTAGCGCCATTCCATTGGTGAAACGTCATCTGGCTTCTCCCGATGTACAAAAGCGTTTGGTCATTTACGGATTTTTGGGCTTTGCTATCTTCTTTGTGGCTATCATGAACTATATGCTGATATCCATTGCTACTTTAAGCCGTCGTGCAAAAGGAGTGGGAGTGCATAAGTGCAATGGAGCCAGTTCCACCCATATTTTCAGAATGTTTATGGCAGAGACGGGAATCCTTGTCATTCTTTCCGTATTGCTTAGTTTCTTACTGATAATCAATGCGCGTGGTCTGATTGAAGATTTACTTTCCGTCCGTCTTTCCTCACTTTTCACTTGGGAAACGTTGTGGGTACCGTTGCTCACTATCCTTGTTCTCTTCATACTGGCAGGTGGCATACCGGGACGATTATTCTCCCGTATCCCTGTCACGCAAGTATTCCGCCGGTATACAGATGGGAAGAAAGGATGGAAACGTTCGTTGTTGTTTGTGCAGTTTACGGGAGTTTCTTTCGTCTTGGGATTGTTGCTGGTCACTCTGTTGCAGTACAGTCATCTGATGAGCCGTGATATGGGTATCGTCGTGCCCGGATTAGCTCAAGCGCAGACATGGTTGCCTAAAGAATCGGTAGAGCATATCAAAGACGATTTGAACCGCCAGCCGATGGTAGAAGGAGTGACCGTTGCCGTAAATGGGGTGTTGGGAGAGTACTGGACACGCGGACTGATGGGAAATGACGGTAAGCGGATTGCCACCCTTAATTTCAACTCCTGCCATTACAACTATCCTGAAGTAATGGGTATTAAGATTATAGAAGGCACTACGCTGAAAAAGCAGAACGACTTATTGGTAAACGAAGAACTGGTGCGTCTGATGAAATGGACCGACGGAGCAGTAGGTAAAACAGTGAATGACATTCAAGGAACGATTGTAGGTGTATTTCGTGACATTCGCAATAACAGCTTTTATGGGTCGCAATCTCCTATTGTCCTAATTGGAGATGAAAATGCCAACCACGCCTTTGATGTCCGTTTGAAAGAACCATATAACGAGAATCTGAAACGTCTGAACGAGTTTGTAGAAAACACCTATCCGAATATATCCTTGCGTTTTATCCTAGTAGATCAAATGGTGAAAAATATCTATAAAGACGTATACCGCTTCCGCAATTCCGTCTGGATCACTTCCGCCTTTATCCTGCTGATCGTTATCATGGGATTGATTGGCTATGTGAACGATGAAACCCAGCGCCGGAGCAAAGAGATAGCTATCCGGAAAGTGAATGGAGCCGAAGCATCTCATATCCTCGGATTACTGACACGTGACATTTTATACGTTTCAGTGATTTCTATCCTAGTAGGCACTACTGTTTCTTATTTTGCAGGGCAGGCATGGCTCGACCAGTTTGCCGAGCAGATTGATTTGAATCCATTGCTTTTTGCAGCTGCTGCCTTGTTCGTCCAATTACTGGTTGTTATCTGTGTCGTTCTGAAAGCATGGCACATTGCGAACGAGAATCCGGTCAATAGCATTAAGGCAGAATAA
- a CDS encoding ABC transporter ATP-binding protein: protein MIQIENISKVFRTTEVETVALNHVNLEVKEGEFVAIMGPSGCGKSTLLNILGLLDNPTEGSYLLMGEEVAGLKEKERTRVRKGKLGFVFQSFNLIDELNVYENVELPLTYLGLKSSERRRMVEDILKRMNINHRAKHFPQQLSGGQQQRVAIARAVVTNPQLILADEPTGNLDSKNGAEVMNLLTELNREGTTIIMVTHSQHDASFAHRTVHLFDGSIVASVKA, encoded by the coding sequence ATGATACAGATTGAAAATATTAGTAAAGTATTCCGCACTACCGAAGTGGAGACGGTTGCGTTAAATCATGTGAACCTTGAAGTAAAAGAAGGAGAATTTGTTGCTATCATGGGACCGTCTGGCTGTGGAAAATCCACCTTATTAAACATCCTCGGCCTGTTAGATAACCCCACTGAAGGCTCTTACCTGCTGATGGGGGAAGAAGTAGCCGGCCTGAAAGAAAAGGAACGTACCCGTGTCCGTAAAGGTAAACTGGGCTTTGTATTCCAGAGTTTTAATCTGATAGATGAATTGAACGTTTATGAGAACGTGGAACTTCCGCTCACTTACTTAGGCCTTAAATCTTCCGAACGCCGTCGAATGGTAGAAGACATTCTAAAAAGAATGAATATCAACCACCGTGCAAAACATTTTCCTCAACAGCTTTCCGGCGGACAGCAACAACGGGTGGCGATAGCCCGCGCGGTTGTTACCAATCCTCAGCTAATCCTTGCCGATGAGCCTACGGGTAACCTTGACTCAAAGAACGGAGCGGAAGTGATGAACCTGTTGACGGAACTGAATAGAGAGGGGACAACCATTATCATGGTGACCCACTCACAGCACGATGCCAGTTTCGCACATCGTACCGTACATTTATTCGATGGAAGTATTGTAGCAAGTGTAAAGGCATAA
- a CDS encoding metallophosphoesterase, producing MIRKNVYVFMSCFLLSGCGMIDYHPYDVRISGETEVNAHNIERIEANCQGKTTIRFVTMGDSQRWYDETEDFVKEINKRNDIDFVIHGGDMSDFGLTKEFLWQRDIMNGLNVPYVALIGNHDCLGTGEETYKAVFGPTNFSFIAGNVKFVCLNTNALEYDYSEPVPNFTFMEQEITSRPDEFEKTVICMHARPYTDVFNDNVAKLFQHYIKQYPGIQVCTAAHTHHYQDDVIFDDGIHYVTSDCMDYRTYLVFTITPEKYEYELVKY from the coding sequence ATGATAAGAAAGAATGTATATGTATTCATGTCGTGCTTTTTACTTTCCGGATGCGGCATGATAGATTACCACCCATACGATGTCCGTATCAGCGGCGAAACAGAGGTCAATGCACATAATATCGAAAGAATAGAGGCAAACTGCCAAGGCAAAACCACCATACGCTTTGTGACTATGGGCGACTCGCAACGATGGTATGACGAAACGGAAGATTTCGTGAAAGAAATTAATAAACGGAATGATATCGACTTCGTTATTCACGGAGGGGATATGAGCGACTTCGGACTAACCAAAGAGTTTCTCTGGCAAAGGGATATCATGAACGGACTTAACGTGCCTTATGTAGCCCTTATCGGCAACCATGATTGTTTGGGAACGGGAGAAGAAACATACAAGGCAGTATTCGGGCCCACTAACTTCTCTTTCATCGCAGGCAACGTGAAATTTGTCTGCCTGAACACCAATGCGCTGGAGTATGACTACTCTGAGCCTGTGCCCAACTTCACCTTTATGGAACAAGAGATAACGAGCAGGCCGGACGAGTTTGAAAAAACTGTCATTTGTATGCACGCACGCCCTTACACGGATGTATTCAACGATAATGTAGCTAAATTATTTCAACATTATATCAAACAATACCCGGGAATACAAGTTTGCACAGCTGCCCACACCCACCATTATCAGGACGATGTGATCTTTGATGATGGAATACATTATGTTACCAGTGATTGTATGGATTACCGTACTTATCTGGTTTTTACAATAACCCCGGAAAAATATGAATATGAACTGGTTAAATACTAA